A genomic stretch from Balaenoptera musculus isolate JJ_BM4_2016_0621 chromosome 9, mBalMus1.pri.v3, whole genome shotgun sequence includes:
- the CRYGN gene encoding gamma-crystallin N: MAQRSGKITLYEGKHFTGRKLEVFGDCDNFQDRGFTNRVNSVRVESGAWVCFDHPDFRGQQFVLEHGDYPDFYRWNRHNDHMGSCRPVGMHGEHFRLEIFEGCNFTGQCLEFKDDCPFLQSQGWAKNWVNAIKVYGDGAWVLYEEPNYRGRMYLVERGDFRSFSDWEAHSARVQSLRRVANFY, encoded by the exons ATGGCGCAGCGCTCGGGGAAG ATTACTCTCTACGAGGGCAAGCACTTCACGGGGCGGAAGCTGGAGGTCTTCGGGGACTGTGACAACTTCCAAGACCGAGGCTTTACGAACCGGGTGAACTCCGTCCGCGTGGAGAGTGGGGCCTGGGTCTGCTTCGATCACCCCGACTTCCGGGGCCAGCAGTTCGTCCTGGAGCACGGCGACTACCCCGACTTCTACCGCTGGAACAGACACAACGACCACATGGGCTCCTGTCGGCCTGTTGGAATG CATGGGGAGCATTTCCGCCTAGAAATCTTCGAGGGCTGCAACTTCACGGGCCAGTGCCTGGAGTTCAAGGACGACTGTCCCTTCCTTCAGAGTCAGGGCTGGGCCAAGAACTGGGTCAACGCCATCAAGGTGTACGGGGACGGAGC GTGGGTCCTGTACGAGGAGCCCAACTACCGCGGCCGCATGTACCTGGTGGAGCGGGGCGACTTCCGCAGCTTCTCCGACTGGGAGGCCCACAGCGCGCGCGTCCAGTCCCTCCGCCGGGTGGCCAACTTCTACTAA